In Aristaeella hokkaidonensis, the following are encoded in one genomic region:
- a CDS encoding cation diffusion facilitator family transporter produces the protein MNKTSIQTEENAQETSREKIIVRTSIIGIIANVLLAAFKAAVGLLSHSIAVILDAVNNISDAGSSVITIVGAKLAGREPDKKHPFGYGRIEYLSAMVISVIVLYAGVTSLVESIKKIINPEAPDYSAVSLIIIGVAVLVKFFLGRYVKATGEKVNSDSLINSGEDARLDAVISASTLVAAAIFLIFHISLEAWLGALISLVIIKSGVEMLKDTISRILGEGNDPELAKGIKQTVRSFPDVQGAYDLVLHNYGPEAWNGSIHIEIPDTYSADKLDALIRDIEETVYKKHNVILTAVGVYSMNTKDPFITETRKKVQSIVLAHEHVKGMHGFYLDQENKHMRFDVVISFDAQDRTAVWQQIVADVQEAFPDYELRIAMDLDFS, from the coding sequence ATGAATAAGACTTCCATTCAGACAGAAGAGAATGCCCAGGAAACATCCCGGGAGAAAATTATTGTCAGGACCAGTATCATCGGCATCATCGCCAATGTGCTGCTGGCGGCGTTCAAGGCGGCGGTCGGCCTGCTGAGCCACTCCATCGCCGTCATCCTGGACGCGGTCAACAACATCTCCGACGCGGGCAGCTCTGTGATTACCATCGTCGGGGCCAAGCTGGCGGGACGTGAACCGGACAAGAAGCATCCCTTCGGCTACGGCCGCATTGAATACCTGAGCGCCATGGTCATCTCCGTGATTGTGCTGTACGCCGGCGTGACCTCTCTGGTGGAATCCATCAAGAAGATCATCAATCCGGAAGCCCCGGATTACTCCGCCGTTTCCCTGATCATCATCGGGGTGGCTGTGCTGGTGAAGTTCTTCCTGGGCCGGTATGTGAAGGCCACGGGCGAGAAGGTGAACAGCGACTCCCTGATTAACTCCGGTGAGGACGCCCGGCTGGACGCGGTTATCTCCGCCTCCACGCTGGTGGCTGCCGCCATCTTCCTGATTTTCCATATCTCCCTTGAAGCCTGGCTGGGTGCCCTGATCTCCCTGGTGATCATCAAATCCGGCGTGGAGATGCTGAAGGACACCATTTCCCGGATCCTGGGCGAAGGCAACGATCCGGAACTGGCCAAGGGCATCAAGCAGACAGTCCGGAGCTTCCCGGACGTACAGGGAGCCTATGACCTGGTGCTGCACAACTACGGCCCGGAAGCCTGGAACGGCTCCATCCATATCGAGATTCCGGATACCTATTCCGCGGACAAGCTGGACGCCCTGATCCGGGATATTGAGGAAACCGTCTATAAAAAGCATAACGTGATCCTGACCGCCGTGGGCGTCTACTCCATGAACACGAAGGATCCCTTCATCACCGAGACCCGGAAAAAGGTACAGAGCATCGTGCTGGCCCATGAACATGTGAAGGGCATGCACGGCTTCTACCTGGACCAGGAGAACAAGCATATGCGCTTTGACGTGGTGATCAGCTTTGACGCCCAGGACCGTACCGCGGTCTGGCAGCAGATTGTGGCGGATGTGCAGGAAGCCTTCCCGGACTATGAGCTCCGCATCGCCATGGACCTGGACTTCTCGTAA
- the pepT gene encoding peptidase T, which translates to MSSVKERFLRYVQVETTSCEANECCPSTPGQKVLGEMLVKEMQAMGVSGARMDEHGYVYGFIPAKGKTDAPAIGLIAHMDTSDAVPGKTVPQVIEHYDGGVIRLKNGVEISGFSFLESLKGQDLIVTSGDSVLGADDKAGVAEIMTLCEKMLAPDAPDHGKICVAFTPDEEIGRGADLFDIPGFGAEFAYTVDGGALGELEYECFNAASCKVTVKGVNIHPGSAKNQMINASLVAMEFAGMLPPWERPEHTEGYEGFYHLMEMSGNEEAAELKYILRDHDIRKLDARKQMMNTACEVLNKKYGDGTVLVELRDSYRNMKEIVEQHPEILERAKAAFLANGVEPIVKAIRGGTDGAQLSFRGLPCPNLSTGGYNFHGRKELVPVQAMEKMTEVLVTLVSVK; encoded by the coding sequence ATGAGCAGTGTGAAAGAACGTTTTTTAAGATATGTACAGGTGGAGACCACCAGTTGTGAGGCCAATGAGTGCTGCCCTTCCACACCGGGACAGAAGGTGCTGGGAGAAATGCTGGTGAAGGAAATGCAGGCAATGGGTGTGAGCGGCGCCCGGATGGATGAGCACGGCTATGTGTACGGATTCATCCCCGCAAAGGGAAAGACGGACGCGCCGGCCATCGGGCTGATCGCCCACATGGATACCTCAGACGCGGTGCCCGGAAAGACTGTGCCCCAGGTGATTGAGCACTATGACGGCGGTGTGATCCGTCTGAAGAACGGGGTAGAGATCAGCGGATTCAGCTTCCTGGAAAGCCTGAAAGGCCAGGACCTGATCGTGACCTCCGGGGATTCCGTGCTTGGAGCGGATGACAAGGCCGGGGTTGCGGAAATCATGACCCTGTGTGAAAAGATGCTGGCGCCGGACGCACCGGACCACGGGAAGATCTGCGTGGCATTCACGCCGGACGAGGAGATCGGCCGGGGTGCGGATCTGTTTGACATTCCCGGCTTCGGGGCGGAGTTCGCCTATACGGTGGACGGAGGCGCCCTGGGCGAACTGGAATATGAGTGCTTCAACGCCGCTTCCTGCAAGGTGACGGTGAAGGGCGTGAATATCCATCCCGGCAGCGCAAAGAACCAGATGATCAACGCGTCCCTGGTGGCAATGGAGTTTGCCGGCATGCTGCCGCCCTGGGAGCGGCCGGAGCATACCGAAGGGTATGAAGGGTTCTATCACCTGATGGAAATGAGCGGAAATGAGGAAGCCGCAGAACTAAAGTACATCCTGCGGGATCATGATATCCGGAAGCTGGATGCACGCAAGCAGATGATGAACACTGCCTGCGAAGTGCTCAATAAGAAGTACGGGGACGGAACGGTCTTGGTTGAACTGAGGGATTCCTACCGGAACATGAAGGAGATTGTGGAGCAGCATCCGGAAATCCTGGAACGGGCAAAAGCGGCTTTCCTGGCCAACGGCGTGGAACCCATTGTGAAGGCCATTCGGGGTGGAACGGACGGCGCCCAGCTGTCCTTCCGGGGACTGCCGTGTCCCAACCTGTCCACCGGCGGATACAATTTCCACGGAAGGAAAGAACTGGTGCCGGTGCAGGCAATGGAAAAGATGACGGAAGTACTGGTAACACTCGTGAGTGTGAAATGA
- a CDS encoding GNAT family N-acetyltransferase — protein MNYTIRKMTRDDCSAVAHVISVSWKETYRGIIPEEELNRTDEQTIAENSRKNFPEDNHQFVLEADGAIAGYMNVGLTDEKEYERCGEIHAVYLLKEFKGKGFGRKMVEAGIAELKAMGCDKMVIGCLAGNPSNSFYEHIGGELIKTRIYERLQLPENVYFFERI, from the coding sequence ATGAATTATACGATCAGAAAAATGACAAGGGACGACTGCAGTGCAGTCGCCCATGTCATATCAGTCTCCTGGAAGGAAACCTACCGGGGAATCATTCCGGAGGAAGAACTGAACCGGACCGATGAGCAGACCATTGCGGAAAACAGCCGGAAAAACTTCCCGGAGGACAACCACCAGTTTGTGCTGGAAGCGGACGGCGCCATCGCGGGCTACATGAACGTGGGCCTGACAGATGAGAAGGAATATGAGCGCTGCGGGGAAATCCATGCTGTCTATCTCCTGAAGGAGTTCAAGGGCAAAGGCTTCGGCCGGAAGATGGTTGAGGCCGGTATCGCCGAACTGAAGGCCATGGGCTGCGATAAGATGGTGATCGGCTGCCTGGCGGGGAATCCATCCAACAGCTTCTATGAGCACATCGGCGGGGAACTGATCAAAACCAGGATTTACGAACGGCTTCAGCTGCCGGAGAACGTATACTTCTTTGAAAGGATCTGA
- a CDS encoding nucleotide pyrophosphohydrolase: MNEIRELMQEVMTFSEERDWDQFHSPVNLAKSIAIEAGELLECYQWSDIADPEAVEEELADVLNYCLQMAAKLNLDPAEIVRKKMKKNAEKYPVEKSRGRSTKYDQL; encoded by the coding sequence ATGAACGAAATCCGTGAATTGATGCAGGAAGTAATGACTTTTTCAGAAGAACGGGACTGGGATCAGTTCCATTCTCCGGTTAATCTGGCTAAATCTATTGCAATAGAGGCGGGAGAACTCCTTGAATGTTATCAGTGGAGTGATATTGCTGATCCTGAAGCAGTTGAAGAAGAGCTTGCGGATGTGCTGAACTATTGCTTACAGATGGCTGCGAAGCTGAATCTTGATCCTGCGGAGATCGTTCGAAAGAAAATGAAGAAAAATGCTGAGAAGTATCCTGTAGAAAAGAGCAGGGGGAGAAGCACGAAGTATGATCAACTTTGA
- a CDS encoding rhomboid family intramembrane serine protease, whose amino-acid sequence MAGSVIITCKKCGMPLKKGTKVCSYCRQDTGYLINRAPKEKKTGIRILGHTIRLPWVTLILVLLNALAGIYKLAGGEYDVLRNFGMYQGALQQGEYGRIILSSFLHLGFPHFIGNMYALLTYGFVFENRIGRWKYLAIYLVSMLGSALLINFVGGNAIHAGASGAIWGLMAANLLYCIFTRRKFLYMLYALHAVIGNVLYTFSSHVSWQGHFGGAIAGALIALLLFAKERKESKPIF is encoded by the coding sequence ATGGCTGGTTCAGTAATCATCACTTGCAAGAAATGCGGCATGCCGCTGAAGAAGGGTACCAAGGTCTGCTCCTACTGCAGGCAGGATACCGGTTATCTGATTAACCGTGCCCCGAAGGAAAAGAAAACAGGCATCCGGATCCTGGGACACACGATCCGGCTTCCCTGGGTCACTTTGATCCTTGTTCTCCTGAATGCCCTTGCGGGCATTTACAAGCTGGCCGGGGGAGAATATGACGTACTCCGCAACTTCGGTATGTACCAGGGTGCCCTCCAGCAGGGAGAGTATGGCAGGATTATCCTGAGCAGCTTCCTGCACCTGGGCTTCCCGCACTTTATCGGCAACATGTACGCCCTGCTGACCTACGGCTTCGTCTTTGAGAACCGCATCGGCAGGTGGAAGTACCTGGCCATCTACCTGGTCTCCATGCTTGGTTCCGCCCTGCTCATCAACTTCGTGGGCGGTAACGCCATCCATGCCGGTGCCAGCGGCGCCATCTGGGGCCTCATGGCAGCCAACCTCCTCTATTGCATCTTCACCCGCAGGAAGTTCCTCTATATGCTCTATGCCCTCCATGCGGTCATCGGTAACGTCCTTTACACCTTCTCCTCCCACGTCAGCTGGCAGGGCCACTTCGGCGGAGCCATCGCCGGAGCCCTGATCGCCCTTCTGCTCTTCGCCAAGGAAAGAAAAGAAAGTAAACCGATCTTCTGA
- a CDS encoding zinc ribbon domain-containing protein, giving the protein MKKCAGCGAEFDDTSKYCPNCGAEYGEAAPAYQPSIAEEYGWHPERTKKAEKVINSDQGMIWHRVLLFFLIVNAIWSIITGIGYMNRYRDPEWIVFFKTVKGLQTYTVFCGVAQIAIGVFAITVYNRLRRYKKEGPSSLKVMYIICIIVPMVLQVWQGRILPQSKIDRLTLLDIMKNIIMLGINSTYYARRKNLFVN; this is encoded by the coding sequence ATGAAAAAGTGTGCAGGATGCGGCGCGGAGTTTGACGACACCAGCAAGTACTGTCCTAACTGCGGGGCGGAATACGGAGAGGCGGCACCGGCATATCAGCCCAGTATTGCGGAAGAATACGGCTGGCATCCGGAAAGGACGAAGAAGGCAGAGAAGGTCATCAACAGCGACCAGGGGATGATCTGGCACAGGGTTCTGCTCTTCTTCCTGATCGTGAACGCCATCTGGAGCATTATCACCGGCATTGGATATATGAACCGGTATCGTGATCCGGAATGGATTGTTTTCTTCAAAACGGTTAAGGGGCTACAGACCTATACTGTTTTCTGCGGCGTGGCACAGATTGCCATCGGGGTGTTTGCGATCACGGTGTATAACAGGCTGCGGAGATACAAGAAAGAGGGCCCTTCTTCCCTGAAAGTGATGTATATCATCTGCATCATTGTGCCCATGGTTCTGCAGGTCTGGCAGGGAAGGATTCTCCCACAGTCGAAAATTGACAGGCTTACGCTCCTGGATATCATGAAGAACATCATAATGCTGGGGATCAACAGCACCTATTATGCCAGACGCAAGAACCTGTTTGTGAACTGA
- a CDS encoding leucine-rich repeat domain-containing protein, whose translation MERQAGCKLFSLIISILLVCMLCFTVSAASADNNFQIKGTTLVKYTGGGGEVTVPDGVTEIGEWAFQYSPVTKVILPETLEEIRSYAFYSCAELEEITLPASLTNLEYYIDDTYGDQITQAQVFYNNPKLQAINVAEGNQHYKSIDGVLFSADGKKLFYYPAGKNAGGRYAIPEGTEELGYTAFDGADLTAIEFPSTLTQLHSEGGDFTGVSGLLKISVAEGNSRFYTVDDVLYDRYGSLILYPAWKAGTELDKDYFPKGLTSISAFAFQDNRNLKSIEFPEGLQTVDWMAFDGAHSLKSVTLPSTLSYISGYVFGYCDKLERVTIRSNSVGFPDTELDGTGDDIFSGARSGVVLCAPADSSVQAYADRWGIAFEALDADTEAVSTEATDLTVTDEISVQTAADSEDIASAVPTPDTIVLHTDTADITESAEPETSGVFEVRDKTLMRYTGNEEVVTVPDGIEVLGEWAFDGCIARKIILPETLKEIQCYCFFNCPNLSDITLPASLKTLGSMQAFNITPALKRFKVAQGNKHFVSVDGVLFNADRTVLLYYPDGKNVNGTYAVPEGTTRFGGAALSGAQISVIEIPASFNGASFYNHFSSMPNLTDINVSPDNKTCKSVDGILFDNAGTLVSYPAGRKTEHLGKDDFPAETKILGPWAFQSVHHLKTVELPDGLESIGWMCFTWVDALESITVPASVRNIDAFAFADCPNLKEVTILNPEANLRLDESKINEDYNFNIVDESPRALLCGYEGSTAQTYAEKLDLPFSSLGPAPEKDPNVKQPDPEPTPVFYPACME comes from the coding sequence ATGGAACGTCAGGCTGGATGTAAACTCTTTTCTCTTATCATCAGCATATTGCTTGTGTGTATGCTCTGCTTCACCGTGTCTGCGGCAAGCGCTGACAACAATTTTCAAATCAAAGGAACAACCCTGGTGAAATATACAGGGGGAGGCGGTGAGGTCACCGTTCCAGACGGGGTCACGGAAATCGGTGAATGGGCTTTTCAATATAGCCCCGTGACAAAGGTGATCCTGCCCGAAACCCTGGAGGAAATCCGCAGCTATGCTTTCTATTCCTGTGCGGAGCTGGAGGAAATCACCCTGCCTGCTTCCCTGACGAACCTGGAATATTACATTGACGACACCTATGGCGACCAGATTACCCAGGCACAGGTTTTCTACAACAACCCGAAACTTCAGGCCATCAACGTGGCGGAAGGCAATCAGCACTATAAATCCATAGACGGTGTGCTGTTTTCCGCCGACGGTAAAAAGCTGTTTTACTATCCGGCCGGCAAAAACGCAGGCGGCCGGTACGCCATTCCGGAGGGAACGGAGGAGCTCGGATACACTGCCTTCGACGGTGCTGATCTGACCGCTATCGAATTCCCCTCCACCCTGACCCAGCTGCATTCCGAAGGCGGCGACTTCACCGGTGTCTCCGGACTGCTGAAGATCTCCGTAGCTGAAGGCAACAGTCGGTTCTATACGGTGGACGATGTGCTGTATGACCGATACGGATCGTTGATACTGTATCCTGCCTGGAAAGCAGGGACTGAACTCGATAAAGATTATTTCCCCAAAGGACTGACCAGCATCAGTGCGTTTGCCTTCCAGGATAACCGGAACCTGAAGTCGATCGAGTTTCCGGAGGGGCTCCAGACTGTGGACTGGATGGCCTTTGACGGAGCACACTCCCTGAAAAGCGTAACCCTCCCGTCAACCTTGAGCTATATCTCCGGCTATGTTTTCGGTTACTGCGACAAGCTGGAACGCGTCACCATCCGGAGTAATAGCGTCGGCTTCCCGGATACTGAACTCGATGGCACCGGAGATGACATCTTCTCCGGTGCCAGGAGCGGCGTCGTTCTCTGCGCACCCGCAGACAGCAGTGTGCAGGCTTATGCAGACAGATGGGGTATTGCGTTTGAAGCTCTGGATGCCGATACAGAAGCAGTCAGCACTGAAGCAACTGATCTTACAGTAACCGATGAAATCAGTGTACAGACTGCTGCAGACAGCGAGGACATTGCTTCTGCGGTCCCGACTCCTGATACAATCGTGCTTCACACTGACACAGCTGATATTACCGAGTCCGCCGAGCCGGAAACAAGCGGTGTTTTCGAGGTCCGGGACAAAACCCTGATGCGTTATACCGGCAATGAAGAAGTGGTCACCGTACCTGACGGGATTGAGGTGCTGGGTGAATGGGCGTTCGACGGATGTATTGCCAGGAAAATCATCCTGCCCGAAACCCTGAAGGAGATTCAGTGCTACTGCTTCTTCAACTGCCCGAACCTCTCTGACATCACCCTGCCTGCCTCCCTGAAGACGCTCGGTTCCATGCAGGCCTTCAATATCACCCCCGCCCTCAAGCGGTTCAAAGTGGCACAGGGCAACAAACACTTTGTCTCCGTGGACGGCGTGCTCTTCAATGCTGACAGGACAGTCCTGCTGTATTATCCTGACGGAAAGAACGTGAACGGAACCTATGCCGTTCCGGAAGGAACCACACGGTTCGGAGGCGCCGCTCTCAGTGGTGCTCAGATTTCTGTTATTGAGATTCCAGCCTCGTTTAACGGAGCGTCCTTCTACAACCATTTTTCTTCCATGCCCAACCTGACGGACATCAACGTCTCCCCGGATAACAAAACCTGCAAGTCTGTGGACGGCATCCTGTTTGATAACGCCGGCACCCTGGTTTCATATCCTGCCGGACGGAAAACAGAGCATCTGGGCAAGGATGATTTCCCCGCGGAAACCAAAATCCTCGGCCCCTGGGCATTCCAGAGTGTTCATCACCTGAAGACCGTTGAGCTCCCGGATGGACTGGAATCCATTGGCTGGATGTGCTTCACCTGGGTAGACGCCCTGGAAAGCATCACTGTTCCGGCCAGTGTGCGGAACATTGACGCATTTGCCTTTGCAGACTGTCCCAACCTGAAAGAGGTTACCATCCTGAATCCGGAAGCAAACCTCCGCCTGGACGAATCAAAGATCAACGAAGACTACAATTTCAATATCGTTGACGAATCTCCCCGTGCTCTTCTCTGCGGATATGAAGGCAGCACAGCCCAGACCTACGCAGAGAAGCTGGATCTGCCATTCAGTTCCCTTGGTCCGGCTCCGGAAAAAGACCCCAATGTCAAGCAGCCCGATCCAGAACCCACCCCGGTCTTCTATCCGGCCTGCATGGAGTAA
- a CDS encoding barstar family protein encodes MNRQMVAEQVRKTLTILKEKNQDGKLSYFVRKYIKQLNNLEGAGKVHNYLKGTTNTFYKKARPSGENRLIALGWEANETENLMTLFVTDKQSVIKKIRKVLKVLREKNKDGACAEYVRKYETQLDELEHAEFIHNYIRGIYYDLYHNHTELYEGESDPFLHELADAEDALNVYLHLHPEAGNAYGEVPEKDPRTMLVTVDGSKIHSYEDFVSVMQKELQFPRDCEGMVDRYLDWIRDLSWFDYDRYVFTIQNTQQMMQNSEHDAKAIIDHFYRMIIPFWDHKYKHCIVCGMRKDIILNLE; translated from the coding sequence ATGAACAGGCAGATGGTGGCAGAACAGGTCAGGAAAACACTGACCATCCTGAAGGAAAAGAATCAGGATGGCAAACTGTCATATTTTGTTCGTAAATACATCAAACAGCTGAATAATCTGGAAGGTGCCGGAAAGGTTCATAACTACCTGAAAGGCACTACAAATACGTTTTACAAAAAAGCCAGGCCTTCAGGGGAAAACCGTCTGATTGCCCTTGGCTGGGAAGCAAATGAGACGGAAAATTTGATGACTCTGTTTGTGACAGACAAGCAGAGCGTAATCAAAAAGATCAGGAAAGTACTGAAAGTGCTCCGGGAAAAGAATAAAGACGGGGCATGCGCGGAGTATGTCCGGAAATATGAGACGCAGCTTGATGAACTGGAGCATGCGGAGTTCATTCATAACTATATCCGCGGCATATATTATGATCTGTATCATAATCATACAGAGCTGTATGAGGGCGAGAGCGATCCATTTCTGCATGAATTAGCCGATGCGGAGGACGCGCTGAATGTGTACCTGCATCTGCATCCGGAAGCAGGAAATGCATACGGTGAGGTTCCCGAAAAGGATCCGCGAACCATGCTGGTTACGGTGGATGGATCGAAAATACACAGCTATGAGGATTTCGTCAGCGTCATGCAGAAGGAACTGCAGTTTCCCCGGGACTGTGAGGGCATGGTGGATCGCTATCTGGACTGGATCAGGGATCTGTCCTGGTTTGATTATGACCGCTACGTATTTACCATCCAAAACACTCAGCAGATGATGCAGAACAGCGAGCATGACGCAAAAGCTATCATTGATCATTTCTACAGGATGATTATTCCGTTCTGGGATCATAAATATAAGCATTGCATTGTCTGTGGAATGCGGAAGGATATCATTCTGAACCTGGAATGA
- a CDS encoding pyridoxamine 5'-phosphate oxidase family protein, producing MDLKEIERFVGKQDVSFVCSVDDDGFPNVKAMLKPRKRNDLKEFWFSTNTSSMRVRQYQDNPKASIYFYHKGLIRYEGVMLKGTMEVLTDQATKDMIWRKGDSVFYKKGATDPDYCVLKFTAESGRYYKDLKTESFSVE from the coding sequence ATGGATCTGAAAGAGATTGAGCGCTTTGTCGGAAAACAGGATGTGAGCTTCGTCTGCTCCGTGGACGATGACGGTTTCCCGAACGTTAAGGCCATGCTTAAGCCCCGGAAACGGAACGACCTGAAGGAGTTCTGGTTCTCCACCAACACCTCTTCCATGCGGGTGCGGCAGTACCAGGACAACCCCAAAGCCAGCATCTATTTCTATCACAAAGGACTGATCCGCTATGAGGGCGTGATGCTCAAGGGCACCATGGAGGTGCTCACAGACCAGGCGACCAAGGACATGATCTGGCGGAAAGGGGACAGCGTCTTCTACAAGAAAGGCGCGACCGATCCGGATTACTGTGTTCTGAAGTTCACCGCGGAAAGCGGAAGATACTACAAGGACCTGAAGACAGAAAGCTTCAGTGTGGAGTAA
- a CDS encoding DNA/RNA helicase domain-containing protein, with product MTDDTFNKSVILDLESFLIKYISADGKYKLQNGNTGLSDFDYYDRHEYEDQFGKIWASLKELGLAESTITDIENSDLYKYSPYKTLTKDQEKVLAKILSFLTFCLSENMEETVVVKGGAGTGKTILAVFLLKLLNDLKNKTYEDKEEEESDIKVNRLQSILAERQLKIGFIVPQQSLRKTLKKVFNHMQGIPESLIMTPTEAAIAAKDEPFDLLVCDEAHRLRRRAALSQYPAYDKVNQELNLSKDATELDWIIRSSKMQVLFYDSAQSVRPSDIPKDDFTHVLNSQDNRQILNLTSQLRCLGGDDYIQYVHEVLNYKGFLNGQKPQETDSFVLKEDGNMWLAPHGEFEDYTLKFYDDVDQMMDEIDKLNKKYDLCCAVAGYAWEWITRGEPRDTTKRDINIGKGYLWNRTYTDWINSDRLPYEIGCIHTVQGYDLNYVGVIFGPEIYYDKKAKRIEVDKNKYKDNLGKAVGNDYEALRSYILNIYATLLTRGIHGALVYVCDPDLREYLRPYFKS from the coding sequence ATGACGGATGACACCTTCAATAAATCCGTCATTCTGGATCTGGAATCTTTCCTGATCAAATACATATCCGCTGATGGGAAATATAAACTACAGAACGGTAATACCGGTTTGTCTGATTTCGACTATTACGACCGGCATGAGTATGAAGATCAGTTTGGAAAGATATGGGCAAGCCTGAAGGAACTTGGCCTGGCAGAGAGCACAATTACAGATATTGAAAATTCGGATCTGTACAAATATTCTCCCTATAAGACACTGACCAAGGATCAGGAAAAGGTTCTGGCTAAGATCCTTAGTTTCCTGACGTTCTGCCTGAGCGAGAACATGGAAGAGACTGTTGTTGTGAAGGGTGGAGCCGGAACGGGAAAGACGATCCTGGCGGTATTCCTTCTTAAACTCCTGAATGATCTGAAGAATAAGACCTATGAGGATAAAGAGGAAGAAGAGTCGGACATCAAGGTAAACAGACTTCAGTCCATTCTCGCGGAGAGACAATTGAAGATCGGCTTTATAGTTCCCCAGCAGTCTTTGCGGAAAACACTGAAGAAGGTTTTCAACCATATGCAAGGCATCCCGGAGAGCTTAATCATGACGCCAACTGAAGCAGCAATAGCAGCAAAAGACGAACCTTTTGATTTGCTTGTTTGCGATGAAGCTCACAGACTGCGCAGGAGAGCAGCACTGAGCCAGTATCCGGCTTACGACAAAGTTAATCAGGAGTTGAATCTGTCAAAGGATGCAACCGAACTGGACTGGATTATTCGATCCAGTAAAATGCAGGTGTTATTCTACGATTCTGCACAGTCCGTACGGCCTTCAGATATTCCGAAGGATGATTTCACACATGTGCTGAACAGCCAGGATAACAGACAGATACTGAATCTGACATCCCAGCTTCGATGCCTGGGTGGAGATGACTATATCCAGTACGTTCATGAAGTGCTAAATTACAAAGGATTCCTGAATGGACAAAAGCCACAGGAAACGGATTCTTTTGTTCTTAAAGAAGACGGGAACATGTGGCTTGCACCGCATGGTGAGTTTGAGGATTATACGCTCAAGTTCTATGATGATGTTGATCAGATGATGGATGAAATCGACAAGCTGAACAAGAAGTATGATCTGTGCTGTGCAGTTGCTGGTTACGCCTGGGAATGGATTACCAGAGGTGAACCCAGAGATACGACAAAACGAGATATTAACATCGGCAAGGGATACCTTTGGAACAGGACATATACTGACTGGATTAATTCAGATAGACTGCCTTACGAAATTGGATGTATTCATACAGTCCAGGGATATGACCTGAATTATGTAGGCGTCATATTTGGACCGGAAATCTATTATGACAAAAAAGCGAAGAGAATAGAAGTTGACAAGAACAAGTATAAAGATAATCTGGGCAAGGCTGTTGGAAATGATTATGAAGCGCTTCGCTCATATATACTGAACATATATGCTACACTTTTAACCAGAGGCATTCATGGCGCACTGGTTTATGTATGTGATCCGGATCTGAGGGAATATTTGAGACCGTATTTCAAATCATAA